A single region of the Halobacteriovorax sp. JY17 genome encodes:
- a CDS encoding sigma-70 family RNA polymerase sigma factor, whose translation MVPQSKAQVIKDEQLMVKYQNGDHKAFETLYRKHEAKVYSYLRKRLPNQDNVEEVFQNTFLKVHKSRHHFNPKFLFMQWLYTIARSELLDFCKKKKVIHIEYIEQAVEPLNIEDNLNLDEYESLSDKERKVLNLKFISDQDYEEISSALNISQSNARKIFSRAIKKIKMTLTGDHHE comes from the coding sequence ATGGTCCCACAGTCAAAGGCTCAAGTGATTAAAGACGAGCAATTAATGGTGAAATACCAAAATGGAGACCACAAGGCCTTTGAAACCTTGTATCGAAAACATGAAGCGAAGGTTTATAGCTATTTGAGAAAGAGACTTCCAAATCAAGATAACGTAGAAGAAGTCTTCCAAAATACTTTCTTAAAGGTTCATAAGTCGAGACATCACTTCAATCCGAAATTTCTCTTCATGCAATGGCTCTACACAATTGCACGGTCTGAACTACTAGACTTCTGCAAGAAAAAGAAAGTCATTCATATTGAATATATAGAACAAGCTGTTGAACCTCTTAACATTGAGGACAACTTAAACTTAGATGAGTACGAATCCCTCTCAGACAAAGAGAGAAAAGTATTAAACTTAAAATTTATTTCAGACCAAGATTATGAGGAAATTTCAAGTGCATTAAATATAAGTCAGAGCAATGCACGAAAAATATTCTCACGGGCCATAAAGAAAATAAAAATGACTCTCACTGGAGATCACCATGAGTAA
- a CDS encoding NADP-dependent isocitrate dehydrogenase, with translation MSNKTSKIIYTKTDEAPALATESLLPIVKAFTATAGIEVETRDISLAGRVLANFPENLKADQKISDALTELGELAKTPEANIVKLPNISASIPQLKACIAELQSQGYNIPSYPETAETEADKDVKLRYAKVLGSAVNPVLREGNSDRRVAGPVKEYAQNNPHRMGAWSKDSKSHVSHMSEKDFFGSEKSHTLDSATDVKIQFVADSGETTILKEKTSLLADEVIDCSVMNKNALRSFLTEQVKDAKEKGVLFSVHLKATMMKVSDPIIFGHVVSVFFNDVFTKYATDLKTIGVNPNLGLGDLYNKLANLPADKKAEIEVALKTALDNGPRMAMVDSDKGITNLHVSSDVIIDASMPAAIRTSGQMWGPDGKAADTKFIIPDRCYAGIYDETVKFCRENGAFDPKTMGNVSNVGLMAKKAEEYGSHDKTFEISGNGKVQVVDSNGATLMEQIVEDGDIFRMCQTKDIAIKDWVKLGVNRAKATGQPAVFWLDENRAHDASLIKKVNNYLKDHDTAGLEIKILAPEAAIKFTLDRVKKGEDTISVTGNVLRDYLTDLFPILELGTSAKMLSIVPLLAGGGLFETGAGGSAPKHVQQFVEENHLRWDSLGEFLALGVSIEDLALKNKNEKAKVLAKALDVANGKFLRNDKSPSRKVGELDNRGSHFYLAMYWAEALANQDENEELKNHFAPISKKLAEHEGAIVKELNDAQGVKIDMGGYYHADSTKVSMAMRPSETFNSILSSI, from the coding sequence ATGTCAAACAAAACATCAAAGATTATTTATACAAAAACTGATGAAGCTCCAGCTCTAGCGACAGAGTCTCTTCTTCCAATTGTGAAAGCATTTACTGCTACCGCTGGAATCGAAGTTGAGACGAGAGATATCTCTCTTGCGGGAAGAGTTCTTGCTAACTTTCCTGAGAATTTAAAAGCTGATCAGAAAATCTCTGATGCACTTACAGAATTAGGAGAGCTTGCTAAGACTCCGGAAGCAAATATTGTTAAGCTTCCAAATATTTCAGCTTCTATCCCTCAGTTAAAAGCGTGTATCGCTGAACTTCAATCGCAAGGATATAATATTCCAAGTTATCCTGAGACAGCTGAAACTGAAGCAGATAAAGATGTAAAACTTAGATACGCAAAAGTTCTAGGTTCTGCAGTGAACCCAGTCCTTAGAGAAGGTAACTCAGACAGAAGAGTTGCTGGTCCTGTAAAAGAGTACGCGCAAAATAACCCACATAGAATGGGAGCATGGTCAAAAGATTCTAAGTCTCACGTTTCTCATATGTCTGAAAAAGATTTCTTTGGCTCTGAGAAGTCACACACTCTAGATTCTGCAACTGATGTGAAAATTCAATTCGTAGCAGACTCTGGTGAAACAACAATTCTAAAAGAGAAGACATCTCTTCTTGCTGACGAAGTGATTGACTGCTCAGTGATGAATAAGAATGCGCTTAGATCTTTTCTAACTGAACAGGTTAAAGACGCAAAAGAAAAAGGTGTTCTCTTTTCAGTTCATCTAAAAGCAACAATGATGAAAGTTTCTGATCCAATTATCTTTGGTCATGTTGTAAGTGTTTTCTTTAATGATGTTTTTACAAAGTACGCAACTGACCTAAAAACGATTGGAGTTAATCCAAACTTAGGTCTAGGTGATCTATATAATAAACTTGCAAACCTTCCTGCTGATAAGAAAGCTGAAATTGAAGTTGCGCTTAAGACAGCCCTAGATAACGGTCCAAGAATGGCGATGGTTGATTCGGATAAAGGAATTACTAATCTACATGTTTCAAGTGATGTGATCATTGATGCTTCTATGCCAGCGGCGATTAGAACTTCTGGTCAAATGTGGGGGCCTGATGGAAAAGCTGCAGATACTAAATTTATAATTCCTGATCGTTGTTACGCGGGGATTTACGATGAGACGGTGAAGTTTTGTAGAGAGAATGGAGCTTTTGATCCAAAGACTATGGGGAATGTTTCTAACGTAGGACTTATGGCAAAGAAAGCTGAAGAGTATGGATCCCACGATAAGACTTTTGAAATTTCTGGAAATGGAAAAGTTCAAGTTGTAGACTCTAATGGCGCGACTCTTATGGAACAAATTGTTGAAGATGGCGATATCTTTAGAATGTGCCAGACAAAAGACATTGCAATTAAAGACTGGGTTAAACTTGGTGTAAATAGAGCTAAGGCCACTGGGCAACCAGCAGTTTTCTGGCTAGATGAAAATAGAGCACACGACGCCAGCCTAATTAAGAAAGTAAATAATTACTTAAAAGATCACGATACAGCAGGATTAGAAATTAAAATTCTCGCTCCTGAAGCGGCCATTAAATTTACTCTTGATAGAGTGAAAAAAGGTGAAGACACAATTTCGGTTACAGGAAATGTTTTAAGAGATTACTTAACAGATCTCTTTCCAATTCTTGAACTAGGAACAAGTGCTAAAATGTTATCAATAGTGCCTCTCCTTGCTGGTGGTGGTTTATTTGAAACAGGCGCAGGAGGTTCTGCTCCTAAGCACGTTCAACAATTTGTAGAAGAGAATCACCTTCGTTGGGACTCTCTGGGAGAATTTCTAGCTCTTGGTGTTTCAATTGAAGACCTTGCTTTAAAGAATAAGAATGAGAAAGCAAAAGTTCTAGCAAAAGCTCTTGATGTGGCCAATGGAAAATTTCTTAGAAATGATAAGTCTCCATCAAGAAAAGTTGGAGAACTAGATAATAGAGGAAGTCACTTCTATCTTGCAATGTACTGGGCCGAAGCTCTTGCTAACCAAGATGAGAATGAAGAGCTAAAGAATCACTTCGCTCCAATTTCAAAGAAACTGGCTGAACACGAAGGAGCAATTGTAAAAGAGCTTAACGATGCTCAAGGTGTGAAGATTGATATGGGTGGTTATTACCACGCGGACTCAACAAAAGTTTCTATGGCCATGAGACCAAGTGAAACTTTTAATTCAATTCTTTCTTCAATTTAA
- a CDS encoding M14-type cytosolic carboxypeptidase has translation MKISDNFDSGNIRVIDSSNASDIKLEIKHDNESEFFQWFHFRVQAPKDTRLKLQITNAGKSAYTPGWENYKACASYDREEWFRVEETSFDGETLTIDFENDFNTVYFSYFAPYSHERHLDLLSLAQLDSRCELESLGETLDGRDMSLLKIGHGPKKVWMTARQHPGESMAEWFVEGFLQRLLDTNESLSIKALEMATFYVVPNMNPDGSVRGHLRTNAAGVNLNREWQDPSVEKSPEVFFVRGKMDEVGVDIFLDIHGDENLPYNFVAGSEGNLSYTNEIAELESTFKEAFLNASPDFQTNVGYPIDARGESNMTVATNAIGDRFNCMAYTLEMPFKDNIEMPCPIYGWSPKRSEALGRDILLPIHAVLKKIL, from the coding sequence ATTAAAATTTCTGATAACTTTGACAGTGGAAACATTAGAGTCATAGACTCTTCGAACGCTTCTGATATTAAGCTTGAAATTAAGCATGACAATGAGTCTGAATTCTTTCAGTGGTTTCATTTCCGTGTTCAAGCTCCAAAAGATACTCGTCTTAAACTTCAAATTACGAATGCTGGAAAGAGTGCTTACACTCCTGGTTGGGAAAATTATAAGGCCTGTGCGAGTTATGATAGAGAAGAGTGGTTTAGAGTTGAAGAAACTAGCTTTGACGGGGAAACCTTAACAATTGATTTTGAAAATGACTTTAACACTGTCTACTTCTCATACTTTGCTCCTTACTCTCACGAAAGACATCTAGATCTTCTCTCTCTGGCACAGCTAGATTCAAGATGTGAGCTAGAGTCTCTTGGGGAAACTTTAGATGGAAGAGATATGAGTCTTCTAAAAATAGGGCATGGTCCTAAGAAAGTATGGATGACTGCAAGGCAACATCCTGGAGAGTCTATGGCCGAGTGGTTTGTTGAAGGTTTTCTTCAAAGACTTCTTGATACGAATGAAAGTCTTTCTATAAAGGCCCTTGAGATGGCGACTTTCTACGTAGTTCCAAATATGAACCCTGACGGATCAGTGAGAGGCCATCTTCGTACTAATGCTGCTGGAGTAAACCTAAATAGAGAGTGGCAAGACCCGAGTGTGGAGAAGTCTCCAGAAGTTTTCTTTGTAAGAGGTAAAATGGATGAGGTTGGAGTGGATATATTCTTAGATATTCACGGAGATGAGAATCTTCCTTATAACTTTGTTGCCGGAAGTGAAGGAAATCTCTCTTATACGAATGAAATCGCAGAACTTGAAAGTACCTTTAAAGAAGCTTTTTTAAATGCTTCACCAGATTTTCAAACAAATGTTGGCTACCCAATAGATGCTAGAGGTGAGAGCAATATGACTGTGGCCACAAATGCTATAGGGGACAGGTTTAATTGTATGGCCTATACACTTGAGATGCCGTTTAAGGATAATATAGAAATGCCTTGTCCAATTTACGGTTGGTCTCCAAAAAGATCAGAGGCTCTAGGAAGAGATATTCTTCTTCCAATCCATGCAGTACTAAAGAAAATACTTTAA
- a CDS encoding NAD(P)-binding domain-containing protein, with protein MSNDIIFDILIIGAGPAGLALGNILSKKSSKYLILEKGSVGNSFSNMPDNLSLITYWRSNYLRGEDKNLYELDSVISAKSYAEYLRKIGQGLNIRENTVVKSVEKIDRIFHITTEEGVFLAKKVVDASGYFSKPFTPSFSKVNPTCEMIHFSQYKNNSIIGSDDRVLIVGARLSAGQVLEEVAQRTKNLFLCTRGEVKFSSKESIRKWCLRNIKFIDFLISLFSLRKKLEVYMDLERRPLIENIRKYPEIFSVEGRVVTFKNGQSLEVDKIIFATGFCETTPHITGDYQRGHIQSFTTPGLYFLGRECLFNFKSRFLRGIREDAFRLAKKIEETL; from the coding sequence GTGAGTAACGATATCATTTTTGATATTCTAATCATTGGTGCAGGACCTGCTGGTCTTGCTCTAGGCAATATTCTCTCAAAGAAATCTTCGAAATATCTGATCCTAGAGAAGGGAAGTGTTGGAAATAGTTTTTCTAATATGCCAGATAATCTCTCGCTTATTACTTATTGGAGATCAAATTACTTAAGAGGAGAAGATAAAAACCTCTATGAGTTAGACTCCGTGATATCAGCAAAGAGTTATGCAGAATATTTAAGAAAAATAGGTCAAGGTTTAAATATAAGAGAGAATACAGTTGTTAAGAGCGTCGAAAAAATAGATCGAATCTTTCATATAACGACTGAGGAAGGAGTCTTCTTAGCAAAGAAGGTTGTAGATGCAAGTGGTTATTTCTCGAAACCTTTCACTCCTTCCTTTTCTAAAGTAAACCCAACTTGTGAGATGATTCACTTTAGTCAATATAAGAATAATTCCATTATAGGAAGTGATGACAGAGTCTTAATCGTTGGTGCTAGACTTTCTGCAGGCCAGGTCCTCGAGGAAGTTGCCCAAAGAACAAAGAATCTCTTTCTTTGTACGAGAGGGGAAGTAAAGTTCTCTTCTAAAGAATCAATTCGTAAATGGTGTCTTCGTAATATAAAATTCATAGATTTTCTGATCTCTCTTTTTTCACTACGAAAGAAGTTAGAAGTATATATGGACCTCGAAAGAAGGCCTTTAATCGAAAATATTAGAAAGTATCCAGAAATTTTCAGTGTTGAAGGAAGAGTCGTCACATTTAAAAATGGTCAGTCTCTTGAAGTTGATAAGATCATCTTTGCAACAGGTTTCTGTGAGACTACTCCTCATATCACTGGCGATTATCAGAGAGGACATATTCAAAGCTTTACAACTCCAGGTCTTTACTTCTTAGGTCGTGAGTGTCTATTTAACTTTAAGAGTCGCTTCTTAAGAGGAATACGTGAAGATGCTTTTAGGCTCGCTAAGAAAATAGAGGAGACCCTATGA